A genomic segment from Chitinophaga niabensis encodes:
- a CDS encoding Nramp family divalent metal transporter has translation MADQKQSNVLSWLKGLGPGLIIAALVFGPSKMTITSKLGANYGFDLLWIIAVAIFFMVIFTNMAARIGYATQQSLLSSIKARWGKGVGIIIGIGVFLVCTSFQAGNSVGVGVALAELTHTSTTPWIIAFNIISIALLFFRAFYKVLEWLMIALIGLMLLSFIVTVFLVNPDLKQTAAGFIPSVSEGSQGLVIAFMASCFSIVGAFYQSYLVQERRRIRQLQPNQPEPKRRSDSVTGIIILGFMSAIVLICAAAILHPRNITVNTASDMSLALEPLFGSYASGLFLIGLFGASFSSIIGNAGVGGLLLGDALGYGNNFSAKSIRFFIALVMLAGAIIAIAFGRLPLELIVFAQSVTIFVVPVVGIAMYLIANDEKLMGKDKNSTFVKVAGALGLLVILALAVINFKDIFLK, from the coding sequence CCGCCCTCGTCTTCGGCCCCAGTAAAATGACCATCACCTCTAAGTTGGGTGCCAACTACGGTTTTGATTTATTATGGATCATCGCCGTAGCCATCTTCTTTATGGTCATCTTCACCAACATGGCTGCCCGTATTGGATACGCTACGCAGCAATCATTGCTTAGTTCCATTAAAGCTCGTTGGGGCAAAGGTGTAGGCATCATTATCGGCATTGGGGTGTTCCTGGTCTGTACATCTTTCCAGGCAGGTAATTCAGTAGGAGTAGGAGTGGCCCTGGCGGAATTAACGCACACTTCTACCACACCATGGATCATTGCCTTTAATATTATAAGTATTGCACTCCTTTTTTTCAGGGCCTTCTATAAAGTATTGGAATGGCTGATGATTGCCTTGATAGGATTGATGTTATTATCTTTTATTGTAACTGTTTTCCTGGTCAACCCTGATCTGAAGCAAACGGCTGCTGGTTTCATTCCTTCCGTATCGGAAGGCTCTCAGGGTTTGGTGATTGCTTTTATGGCTTCCTGTTTTTCTATTGTAGGGGCATTCTATCAATCCTACCTGGTACAGGAAAGAAGAAGGATCCGCCAGCTGCAGCCAAACCAACCGGAACCAAAGAGAAGGAGCGATAGTGTTACGGGTATCATCATCCTGGGTTTCATGAGCGCCATTGTTTTGATCTGTGCCGCTGCTATCCTGCATCCCAGGAATATCACGGTGAATACGGCATCAGATATGTCCCTGGCCCTGGAACCACTTTTCGGTAGCTACGCCTCCGGTTTATTCCTCATTGGTTTATTTGGTGCCTCTTTCTCTTCTATTATTGGAAATGCAGGAGTGGGCGGACTTTTATTAGGGGATGCCTTAGGTTATGGCAATAATTTCAGTGCAAAGAGCATCCGCTTCTTCATTGCGCTGGTAATGCTGGCCGGGGCCATCATTGCAATAGCCTTTGGAAGGCTGCCGCTGGAACTGATCGTATTCGCACAAAGCGTCACCATCTTCGTTGTGCCGGTGGTAGGAATTGCTATGTACCTCATCGCCAACGATGAAAAGCTTATGGGGAAGGACAAGAACAGCACCTTCGTAAAAGTAGCTGGTGCATTAGGTTTGCTGGTTATCCTCGCACTGGCGGTCATTAATTTTAAAGACATTTTTTTGAAATAA